One genomic segment of Pseudomonas sp. RU47 includes these proteins:
- a CDS encoding S-methyl-5'-thioinosine phosphorylase, which translates to MTVYAIIGGTGLTQLEGLTIRQSLAVDTPYGAPSADVQIGEYAGKEVLFLARHGHPHRFPPHKVNYRANLWALKQAGAEAIIAVNAVGGIHSSMGTGHFCVPHQIVDYTSGREHTFFADDLEHVTHIDFSFPYSEPLRQQLIAAVAAEGCEYSDQGVYACTQGPRLETVAEIVRLERDGCDIVGMTGMPEAALARELDLDYACLALVVNPAAGKTTEVITMAEIEQALHDGMGKVKSALARVLAG; encoded by the coding sequence ATGACGGTTTACGCAATCATCGGTGGCACCGGCCTGACCCAACTCGAAGGCTTGACCATTCGCCAATCGCTGGCGGTGGACACGCCCTACGGCGCGCCATCGGCCGACGTGCAAATTGGCGAATACGCAGGCAAGGAAGTGCTGTTCCTCGCCCGTCATGGCCACCCGCATCGTTTTCCGCCGCACAAGGTCAACTATCGCGCCAACCTGTGGGCGCTGAAGCAGGCCGGTGCCGAGGCAATCATCGCGGTGAACGCCGTGGGCGGGATCCATTCGTCCATGGGCACCGGGCACTTCTGCGTGCCGCACCAGATCGTCGACTACACCAGCGGCCGCGAGCACACCTTTTTCGCCGATGATCTGGAGCACGTCACCCACATCGACTTCAGCTTTCCCTACAGCGAACCGCTGCGTCAGCAATTGATCGCCGCTGTGGCCGCCGAAGGTTGCGAGTACAGCGATCAGGGCGTGTATGCCTGCACCCAGGGCCCGCGTCTGGAAACGGTCGCCGAGATCGTGCGTCTTGAGCGTGATGGCTGTGACATCGTCGGCATGACCGGTATGCCGGAAGCGGCACTGGCCCGCGAGCTGGATCTGGATTATGCCTGTCTGGCACTGGTGGTGAACCCGGCAGCGGGCAAGACCACCGAAGTGATCACCATGGCCGAGATCGAGCAGGCCTTGCATGACGGCATGGGCAAGGTGAAGTCGGCATTGGCGCGGGTGTTGGCCGGCTAA